In Wenyingzhuangia fucanilytica, the following are encoded in one genomic region:
- the gpmI gene encoding 2,3-bisphosphoglycerate-independent phosphoglycerate mutase has translation MNKKVILMILDGWGITQDPKVSAVYNANTSYIDSLYNKYPNASLRTDGEFVGLPDGQMGNSEVGHMNLGAGRIVYQNLTRINIAVREKTLGQEKVLVDTYKYAKENNKKVHLLGLVSNGGIHAHIDHIKGLLDVAKENEVDNLFLHAFTDGRDTDPKSGAAFISDIQEHMSKTTGELASMTGRYFAMDRDNRWERVAKAYNAVVHAEGTKSTDAIASLKANYAAGVTDEFLEPVIMTNADGTPKATIEEGDVVLFFNYRTDRGRELTNMLSQNDFPEHNTKKLDLYYTTITLYDETFKGINVIYNNDNIKNTIGEVLSKAGKKQIRIAETEKYPHVTFFFSGGQEEPFEGESRILRDSPKVATYDLKPEMSAYELKDALCEDLKKGEADFVCLNFANGDMVGHTGMMDAAIKACEAVDACAKAVIETGLENGYSTLVIADHGNCEVMMNPDGSPNTAHTTNPVPLIVVDNDIKEIKDGVLGDVAPTILKMIGVEQPEDMTRFPLV, from the coding sequence ATGAACAAAAAAGTAATCTTAATGATTCTTGATGGATGGGGAATTACTCAAGATCCAAAAGTATCAGCAGTATATAATGCAAACACATCTTATATAGATTCTTTGTATAACAAATATCCAAATGCATCTTTACGTACTGATGGGGAATTTGTTGGTTTGCCAGATGGACAAATGGGGAATTCTGAGGTTGGACACATGAACTTAGGAGCTGGTAGAATTGTTTATCAAAACTTAACTAGGATTAACATTGCTGTTAGAGAAAAAACTTTAGGTCAAGAAAAAGTATTGGTTGATACTTACAAGTATGCTAAAGAAAATAATAAAAAAGTTCACTTATTAGGATTGGTTTCTAATGGAGGGATTCATGCTCACATAGATCATATTAAAGGTTTGTTAGATGTGGCAAAAGAAAATGAAGTAGATAACTTATTCTTACACGCTTTTACTGATGGTAGAGATACAGATCCAAAGTCTGGTGCTGCATTTATTAGCGATATTCAAGAACATATGTCTAAAACTACAGGTGAATTAGCATCTATGACAGGTCGTTATTTTGCGATGGATAGAGATAATCGTTGGGAGCGTGTAGCAAAAGCTTATAATGCTGTGGTGCATGCCGAAGGAACAAAATCTACGGATGCTATTGCTAGTTTAAAAGCAAATTACGCTGCAGGGGTAACGGATGAGTTTTTAGAGCCAGTAATTATGACAAATGCTGATGGAACTCCAAAAGCAACTATTGAAGAAGGTGATGTAGTTCTTTTCTTTAACTACAGAACAGATAGAGGTAGAGAGTTAACCAATATGTTATCTCAAAATGATTTCCCTGAGCATAATACTAAAAAGTTAGATTTATATTACACTACTATTACTTTATATGATGAAACATTTAAAGGAATTAATGTAATTTATAATAACGATAATATTAAGAATACCATTGGAGAGGTTTTATCTAAAGCAGGTAAAAAACAAATCCGTATTGCAGAAACAGAAAAATATCCTCACGTAACGTTCTTTTTCTCTGGAGGACAAGAAGAACCTTTTGAAGGTGAATCTAGAATTTTAAGAGATTCGCCAAAAGTAGCTACTTATGATTTAAAGCCAGAAATGAGCGCTTATGAATTAAAAGATGCTTTGTGTGAAGATTTAAAGAAAGGTGAAGCTGATTTTGTTTGTTTAAACTTTGCAAATGGTGATATGGTTGGGCATACTGGAATGATGGATGCAGCCATAAAAGCTTGTGAAGCGGTAGATGCATGTGCAAAAGCAGTTATTGAAACAGGGTTAGAAAATGGATATTCTACTTTGGTAATTGCAGATCATGGTAACTGTGAAGTAATGATGAATCCTGATGGTTCTCCAAACACAGCACATACTACCAATCCAGTTCCTTTAATTGTTGTTGATAATGACATTAAAGAAATTAAAGATGGTGTATTAGGTGATGTCGCTCCAACTATTTTAAAAATGATTGGTGTAGAACAACCAGAAGATATGACAAGATTTCCGTTAGTATAA
- the acs gene encoding acetate--CoA ligase: MKIKSYRQYKEDYKESIENPETFWANIAKEFTWRKKWDKVLEADFTKPEVKWFVGGKLNITENCLDRHLEKNGNKTAIIWEPNNPKEESRHITYKQLYHKVSAFANVLKNKGIEKGDRVCLYMPMIPELAIAMLACARIGAVHSIVFAGFSASALASRINDSECKLLITANEVYRGTKPINLKAVCDEALEKTPCVKDVIVYRRTVEPTAMKEGRDTFWFEELQKVQDDYCPAVDMDAEDMLFILYTSGSTGTPKGMVHTCGGYMVGTTYTFQNVFQAKKNDVYWCTADIGWITGHSYIIYGPLASGATTVMFEGVPSYPDYGRFWEIVEKLKVTHFYTAPTAIRALAKQPIHFVEKYNLDSLKVLGSVGEPINEEAWHWYNDNIGKGTCPIVDTWWQTETGGIMISAMAGITPLRPTFATQPLPGVQPVLLDPEGNELTDSPAEGSLAIKGAWPSMARTIYGNHQRYKETYFSAFPGKYFTGDGAYRDAMGNYRITGRMDDVIIVSGHNLGTAPIENAINEHDAIVECAIVGFPHDIKGNALYAYVTKYDNITTNEDVLRKEINQVITKTVGAIAKMDKIQFVSGLPKTRSGKIMRRILRKIASNDAENLGDISTLLNPEVVEEIKQNAL; this comes from the coding sequence ATGAAGATAAAATCTTATAGACAATACAAAGAAGATTATAAAGAAAGTATAGAAAATCCCGAAACTTTTTGGGCTAATATTGCCAAAGAATTTACTTGGCGAAAAAAATGGGATAAAGTTCTAGAAGCAGATTTTACAAAGCCTGAAGTAAAATGGTTTGTAGGTGGAAAATTAAATATTACAGAAAACTGCTTAGACAGACATTTAGAAAAAAACGGAAATAAAACCGCTATTATATGGGAGCCTAACAACCCAAAAGAAGAATCAAGACATATTACCTACAAGCAATTGTACCATAAGGTATCTGCTTTTGCCAATGTTTTAAAAAACAAAGGAATTGAAAAAGGAGACAGAGTTTGTTTATACATGCCTATGATTCCTGAATTAGCCATTGCTATGTTGGCTTGTGCTAGAATTGGTGCTGTACACTCTATCGTTTTTGCTGGTTTTTCTGCATCGGCTTTGGCTAGTAGAATTAACGATTCTGAATGCAAACTATTAATTACTGCGAACGAAGTTTATAGAGGTACTAAACCTATTAATCTAAAGGCAGTTTGTGATGAAGCCTTAGAAAAAACACCTTGTGTAAAAGACGTAATTGTATACCGAAGAACTGTTGAGCCTACTGCTATGAAAGAAGGTAGAGATACTTTTTGGTTTGAAGAATTACAAAAAGTACAAGATGACTATTGTCCTGCTGTTGATATGGATGCAGAAGATATGTTATTTATTTTATATACCTCTGGCTCTACAGGTACTCCAAAAGGAATGGTTCATACTTGCGGAGGATATATGGTAGGAACTACCTATACCTTCCAAAACGTTTTTCAAGCTAAAAAGAACGATGTTTATTGGTGTACTGCAGATATCGGTTGGATTACTGGACATTCTTATATTATATACGGACCATTAGCCTCTGGAGCAACTACAGTAATGTTCGAGGGAGTTCCATCTTATCCTGATTACGGACGTTTTTGGGAAATAGTTGAAAAACTAAAAGTAACGCACTTTTATACTGCACCAACAGCTATTAGAGCCTTAGCCAAACAACCTATTCACTTTGTAGAAAAATACAATCTAGATAGTTTAAAAGTTTTAGGATCTGTAGGAGAACCTATAAACGAAGAAGCTTGGCATTGGTACAATGATAATATTGGAAAAGGTACTTGTCCTATTGTAGATACTTGGTGGCAAACAGAAACAGGAGGAATTATGATTTCTGCCATGGCTGGAATCACACCTTTAAGACCTACTTTTGCAACGCAACCTCTACCTGGAGTACAGCCTGTTTTGTTAGATCCTGAAGGAAATGAATTAACGGATTCTCCTGCAGAAGGTAGTTTAGCTATTAAAGGCGCTTGGCCTTCTATGGCAAGAACTATTTATGGAAACCACCAACGTTATAAAGAAACTTATTTTTCTGCCTTTCCAGGAAAGTATTTTACTGGTGATGGTGCTTACCGTGATGCTATGGGGAACTATAGAATTACAGGTCGTATGGATGATGTAATTATTGTTTCTGGTCATAATTTAGGAACTGCGCCTATTGAAAATGCAATTAACGAACACGATGCCATTGTAGAATGTGCCATTGTTGGTTTTCCTCACGATATTAAAGGAAATGCTTTATATGCTTATGTTACAAAGTATGATAACATTACTACTAACGAAGACGTATTACGTAAAGAAATTAATCAGGTGATTACCAAAACCGTTGGAGCCATTGCTAAAATGGATAAAATTCAATTTGTAAGTGGTTTGCCTAAAACACGCTCTGGAAAAATTATGAGAAGAATTTTAAGAAAGATAGCCTCTAACGATGCTGAAAACTTAGGAGATATCTCTACATTACTAAACCCTGAAGTAGTAGAAGAAATTAAACAAAATGCCCTTTAA
- a CDS encoding beta-agarase: MMFKSKVLKKVQLLLFSVFVVSVSCASDSVAITPPDSDTDTPEDPQEEVKIIDVNKADVNYPTFVSFDDTTPTDMVWEKVEALSDEFDVWNDDKWVKTNWNYGDTPVNMVNKNSGVTDGNLWIKATWDKTSETQWFETSRVRSKTAIKFPMYTECRIKTAHISAFNTFWLNNGDINNRDEIDIIENNSNPSRESLGGFDLDEYPWQMNSQYFIVKNGVTERAKGNSSNKNLSEGNTLKGVKWNEAYHVVGAWWKDAHTVQFYLDGEPSGKVTTTQAFTLDQFLIWDLWTQDSPWVGGLPNKEELEDDTVNTMRVDWVRTWKLKSK; this comes from the coding sequence ATGATGTTTAAAAGTAAAGTATTAAAAAAAGTACAATTATTACTTTTTAGTGTATTTGTTGTTTCTGTAAGTTGCGCAAGTGATTCGGTAGCCATTACGCCACCAGATTCAGATACTGATACTCCAGAAGATCCACAAGAAGAAGTGAAAATTATAGATGTAAATAAAGCAGATGTTAATTATCCTACGTTTGTGTCTTTTGATGATACAACACCAACTGATATGGTATGGGAAAAAGTAGAGGCTTTGTCCGATGAATTTGATGTTTGGAATGATGATAAATGGGTGAAAACCAATTGGAATTACGGAGATACTCCTGTAAATATGGTTAATAAAAACTCAGGAGTTACTGATGGAAATTTATGGATAAAAGCAACTTGGGATAAAACGAGTGAAACACAATGGTTTGAAACTTCAAGAGTTAGATCTAAGACAGCTATTAAATTCCCTATGTATACAGAATGTCGTATTAAAACAGCTCATATATCTGCTTTTAATACTTTTTGGTTGAATAATGGAGATATTAATAATAGAGATGAAATAGATATTATTGAAAACAATTCAAATCCTTCAAGAGAATCTTTAGGTGGTTTTGATTTAGATGAATATCCATGGCAAATGAATTCGCAGTATTTTATTGTAAAAAATGGCGTTACAGAAAGAGCAAAGGGGAATTCAAGTAATAAAAATTTATCAGAAGGAAATACCTTGAAAGGTGTAAAATGGAATGAAGCATATCATGTTGTAGGTGCTTGGTGGAAAGATGCTCATACAGTTCAGTTTTATTTAGATGGAGAACCATCAGGAAAAGTAACCACAACACAAGCCTTTACATTAGATCAATTTTTAATATGGGATTTATGGACACAAGATTCTCCTTGGGTAGGAGGATTACCAAATAAAGAAGAATTGGAAGATGATACTGTAAATACTATGCGAGTAGATTGGGTACGAACATGGAAGTTAAAAAGTAAATAA
- a CDS encoding UDP-glucose--hexose-1-phosphate uridylyltransferase codes for MDKHLEDYSHKRFNILTGEWVLVSPHRSKRPWQGQNEAVNDEKRPEYDESCYLCAGNKRISGDLNPKYTGTYVFTNDFAALQSDSPSFKVNDGLLQAESETGICKVICFSPDHSKSLADMDVPGITEVVKTWQREYKEIGSKDEIKYVQIFENKGAVMGCSNPHPHGQIWSQSSLPNEVSKKDTTQKTYFADKKSSLLGDYLKQELNGDRERIIYENDAFVVLIPFWAVWPFEAMIAPKNQQNSILDMTEKEAELYADAISVLTKVYDKLFNTSFPYSSGIHQAPTDGGDNGHWHWHMSFYPPLLRSATVKKFMVGYEMFGTPQRDITAEGAAQRLRDLL; via the coding sequence ATGGATAAGCATTTAGAAGATTATTCGCATAAAAGATTTAACATTTTAACAGGAGAATGGGTATTGGTTTCTCCACACAGATCTAAACGTCCTTGGCAAGGACAGAATGAAGCTGTTAATGATGAAAAAAGACCTGAGTACGATGAGTCTTGTTACTTGTGTGCCGGGAACAAAAGAATTAGTGGTGATTTAAACCCTAAGTATACTGGAACTTACGTTTTTACTAATGATTTTGCTGCTTTGCAAAGTGATTCACCTTCTTTTAAAGTAAATGATGGTTTGTTACAGGCAGAAAGTGAAACAGGTATTTGTAAGGTGATTTGTTTTAGTCCAGACCACTCAAAAAGTTTAGCAGATATGGATGTACCAGGGATTACAGAAGTAGTAAAAACTTGGCAACGTGAGTATAAAGAAATTGGTTCTAAGGATGAGATAAAATACGTTCAGATTTTTGAAAACAAAGGAGCGGTAATGGGATGTAGTAATCCACATCCACATGGACAAATTTGGTCGCAATCTAGTTTGCCAAATGAGGTTTCTAAAAAAGATACAACTCAAAAAACTTATTTTGCTGATAAAAAATCTAGCTTATTAGGAGATTATTTAAAGCAAGAGTTAAACGGAGATAGAGAGCGTATTATTTATGAAAATGATGCTTTTGTTGTGTTGATTCCTTTTTGGGCTGTTTGGCCTTTTGAAGCTATGATTGCTCCAAAAAATCAACAAAACAGTATTTTGGATATGACAGAAAAAGAAGCTGAGTTATATGCTGACGCTATTTCTGTTTTAACAAAAGTATATGATAAATTATTTAATACATCATTCCCTTATTCTAGTGGAATTCATCAAGCACCAACTGATGGTGGTGATAATGGTCACTGGCACTGGCATATGAGTTTTTACCCACCTTTATTAAGAAGTGCAACGGTTAAAAAGTTTATGGTAGGTTACGAAATGTTTGGAACACCACAACGTGATATTACTGCCGAAGGTGCAGCACAAAGATTAAGAGATTTACTATAG
- the galK gene encoding galactokinase: MDTKLVQKVTENFAKNFTAEPVLIYSPGRINLIGEHTDYNAGFVFPAAIDKGIVAAIQKTDKNVSTAIAIDMNETFQFDVNNLDTKNLSSWHAYVVGVVAETQKLGKTVGNFDIVFGGNIPDGAGMSSSAALENSVVFGVNELFNLGLTKYQMILISQAAEHNYVGVKCGIMDQYASMFGIENSALLLDCRTAQAEPFTIDFKDYQLLLFNTNVKHKLSDSAYNDRRAVCEKTAEMLGIDALRDATIADLDKVKGQLSEEDYQKVLYVVQENARAEAAAIAIKSDDLVGLGKLIYGSHNGLQHQYKVSCEELDFLVDLAKENSDVLGARMMGGGFGGCTINLIKKTAVEGFKKTAVEAYTKKFGHECSPYEVALSDGTKLI, encoded by the coding sequence ATGGATACTAAATTAGTTCAAAAAGTAACAGAAAACTTTGCTAAAAATTTTACAGCAGAGCCTGTGCTTATTTATTCACCAGGTCGAATCAATTTAATAGGAGAGCATACCGATTATAATGCAGGGTTTGTTTTTCCGGCAGCAATAGATAAGGGAATTGTGGCGGCTATTCAAAAAACAGACAAAAATGTTTCAACTGCTATTGCAATTGATATGAATGAAACTTTTCAGTTTGATGTTAATAATTTAGATACTAAAAACTTATCTAGCTGGCATGCTTATGTGGTTGGTGTAGTTGCAGAAACTCAAAAATTAGGAAAAACAGTTGGGAACTTTGATATTGTTTTTGGAGGTAATATTCCTGATGGTGCTGGAATGTCATCTTCTGCAGCATTAGAAAACAGTGTTGTTTTTGGTGTTAATGAGTTGTTTAATTTAGGTTTAACTAAATATCAAATGATTTTAATTTCTCAAGCAGCCGAGCATAATTATGTGGGTGTAAAATGTGGAATTATGGATCAATACGCAAGTATGTTCGGTATAGAGAACAGTGCTTTGTTGTTAGATTGTAGAACTGCCCAAGCAGAACCTTTTACTATTGATTTTAAAGATTATCAACTATTACTTTTTAATACAAACGTAAAACACAAATTGTCTGATAGTGCATATAACGACAGACGTGCAGTTTGCGAAAAAACAGCAGAAATGTTAGGAATTGATGCTTTAAGAGATGCTACTATTGCAGATTTAGACAAAGTAAAAGGTCAATTATCAGAAGAAGATTATCAAAAAGTATTGTATGTAGTACAAGAAAATGCTAGGGCCGAAGCTGCAGCGATTGCTATTAAGAGTGATGATTTAGTTGGTTTAGGAAAACTTATTTATGGATCTCATAACGGATTGCAACATCAATATAAAGTGAGTTGTGAGGAGTTAGACTTTTTAGTCGATTTGGCAAAAGAAAATTCAGACGTTCTAGGAGCAAGAATGATGGGTGGAGGTTTTGGTGGTTGTACCATTAACTTAATCAAAAAAACGGCTGTTGAAGGTTTTAAGAAAACTGCAGTTGAAGCGTATACTAAAAAATTCGGTCATGAATGCTCTCCATATGAAGTGGCATTGTCTGATGGAACAAAATTAATTTAA